A stretch of Anaeromyxobacter dehalogenans 2CP-1 DNA encodes these proteins:
- a CDS encoding PilZ domain-containing protein, which produces MTEPRRYERIDVELPCRLYVPGERGLKFEAHCTSRNLGLGGVFLSSSFLLREGLELFVELGLPAGPLAIRARVAHTVPGDHPELEGGFGVEFLDVDAAGRETLLRYFTPLRYHEFYRAFAGEFPHLRDRVPVADVALLLNLWEEWKAVGEGGPAFTASGAPPAPARAGAGPARRGRR; this is translated from the coding sequence GTGACCGAGCCACGCCGCTACGAGCGCATCGACGTCGAGCTTCCCTGCCGGCTGTACGTGCCGGGCGAGCGCGGCCTCAAGTTCGAGGCCCACTGCACCTCGCGCAACCTCGGCCTGGGCGGCGTGTTCCTCTCCTCGTCGTTCCTGCTGCGCGAGGGGCTGGAGCTGTTCGTGGAGCTGGGGCTGCCGGCCGGGCCGCTCGCGATCCGCGCCCGGGTGGCGCACACCGTCCCGGGCGATCACCCGGAGCTGGAGGGCGGCTTCGGCGTCGAGTTCCTCGACGTGGACGCGGCCGGGCGCGAGACCCTGCTCCGCTACTTCACCCCGCTCCGCTACCACGAGTTCTACCGCGCCTTCGCCGGCGAGTTCCCGCACCTGCGCGACCGCGTGCCGGTGGCCGACGTGGCCCTGCTCCTGAACCTGTGGGAGGAGTGGAAGGCCGTCGGCGAGGGCGGCCCCGCCTTCACCGCGTCGGGCGCGCCGCCCGCGCCGGCGAGGGCCGGCGCGGGGCCGGCGCGGCGCGGAAGGCGCTGA
- a CDS encoding glycoside hydrolase family 57 protein has protein sequence MTPVRLAFLWHMHQPPYREPETGAYLMPWVRLHATRAYHDMAWMLERHPGVRCTVNFTPVLLEQLEDYAQGTAQDRLLELSARPPADLGAEDRQQILRSFFMVGWETNVKPLPRYWELLQKRGRELRGVDLARLAHSFGDQELQDLQALFNLAWMGFAAQADEPAVRALREKGRGYTRADVDALLEVQRRIAAGVVPRWRALQDRGQVELSTTPYYHPILPLLCDTDAAHRALPGIPLPPRFAHPEDARWHVREAIAAHARRFGRPPAGMWPAEGSVSPEALEILASEGVGWAASDEGVLLQSLPAAAPRLRSVYRPWRVAAGAGREVRMLFRDRALSDVIGFTYAKVPARDAVADFTAHVRAVADAWARDGQPGAPTLGVFLDGENAWEHYPSSGHEFLDRLYDALERSDRVQTVTLSEATAAAEGPPIARVHTGSWIEASFRIWIGHREDREAWAALGRVRDALAQAEERGEVPAERLARARQHLYAAEASDWYWWYGEDFTTEQAAEFDALFRAHVNRAALLCGVDPPPETQAPIKRAGAPAPGALEAKPLREPVMLLTPTLDGRETTYFEWQGAGLYRPGQHRGSMYGGAQAFHVLRFGFDLAALYLRLDPAESAARAAEVATHVRVSVRSRDGQRWVDFPLEPDGAPRPGAWRGQALGRLAFAQVAELELPFAALGLAPGDRVDLAVHALRGEVEVERLPRYGYLALTVPDQDFERIHWRV, from the coding sequence ATGACGCCCGTCCGCCTCGCGTTCCTCTGGCACATGCACCAGCCCCCCTACCGCGAGCCGGAGACGGGCGCGTACCTCATGCCGTGGGTCCGGCTGCACGCCACCCGCGCCTACCACGACATGGCCTGGATGCTGGAGCGCCATCCGGGCGTGCGCTGCACCGTGAACTTCACCCCGGTGCTGCTCGAGCAGCTCGAGGACTACGCGCAGGGGACCGCGCAGGACCGCCTGCTGGAGCTGAGCGCACGCCCGCCCGCCGATCTCGGCGCCGAGGATCGCCAGCAGATCCTGCGCTCGTTCTTCATGGTCGGCTGGGAGACGAACGTGAAGCCCTTGCCGCGCTACTGGGAGCTGCTCCAGAAGCGCGGGCGGGAGCTGCGCGGGGTGGACCTGGCCCGGCTCGCGCACTCGTTCGGCGACCAGGAGCTGCAGGACCTCCAGGCGCTGTTCAACCTCGCCTGGATGGGCTTCGCGGCGCAGGCCGACGAGCCGGCGGTGCGGGCGCTGCGGGAGAAGGGGCGGGGCTACACCCGCGCCGACGTGGACGCGCTGCTCGAGGTGCAGCGGCGCATCGCGGCGGGCGTCGTGCCGCGCTGGCGCGCGCTGCAGGACCGCGGGCAGGTGGAGCTCTCCACCACGCCGTACTACCACCCCATCCTCCCGCTGCTCTGCGACACCGACGCCGCGCACCGCGCGCTGCCCGGCATCCCGCTCCCCCCGCGCTTCGCCCACCCCGAGGACGCGCGCTGGCACGTGCGCGAGGCGATCGCCGCGCACGCGCGCCGCTTCGGGCGGCCGCCCGCGGGCATGTGGCCGGCCGAGGGCTCGGTCTCGCCGGAGGCGCTCGAGATCCTGGCCTCCGAGGGCGTGGGCTGGGCGGCGAGCGACGAGGGCGTGCTGCTGCAGTCCCTGCCGGCGGCGGCGCCGCGCCTGCGCTCGGTGTACCGGCCCTGGCGCGTCGCGGCCGGCGCGGGGCGCGAGGTCCGGATGCTGTTCCGCGACCGCGCGCTCTCCGACGTCATCGGCTTCACCTACGCGAAGGTCCCGGCGCGGGACGCGGTGGCGGACTTCACCGCGCACGTGCGGGCGGTGGCCGACGCGTGGGCGCGCGACGGGCAGCCCGGCGCGCCGACGCTGGGCGTGTTCCTCGACGGCGAGAACGCCTGGGAGCACTACCCGAGCTCGGGCCACGAGTTCCTCGACCGGCTCTACGACGCGCTGGAGCGCTCCGACCGCGTGCAGACGGTGACGCTGTCCGAGGCGACCGCCGCCGCCGAGGGCCCGCCCATCGCGCGCGTCCACACCGGCTCCTGGATCGAGGCCTCCTTCCGGATCTGGATCGGCCACCGCGAGGACCGCGAGGCGTGGGCGGCGCTGGGCCGGGTCCGCGACGCGCTCGCGCAGGCGGAGGAGCGCGGCGAGGTCCCGGCCGAGCGGCTCGCCCGCGCGCGCCAGCACCTGTACGCCGCCGAGGCGTCGGACTGGTACTGGTGGTACGGCGAGGACTTCACCACCGAGCAGGCGGCGGAGTTCGACGCGCTGTTCCGCGCGCACGTGAACCGGGCGGCGCTGCTCTGCGGCGTGGACCCGCCGCCGGAGACGCAGGCGCCCATCAAGCGCGCCGGCGCGCCGGCCCCGGGCGCGCTCGAGGCGAAGCCGCTCCGCGAGCCGGTGATGCTGCTCACGCCGACCCTGGACGGCCGCGAGACGACCTACTTCGAGTGGCAGGGCGCCGGGCTGTACCGGCCCGGCCAGCACCGCGGCTCGATGTACGGCGGCGCGCAGGCGTTCCACGTGCTCCGCTTCGGCTTCGACCTCGCCGCGCTCTACCTGCGGCTCGATCCGGCCGAGTCCGCGGCGCGCGCCGCCGAGGTCGCGACGCACGTGCGCGTGTCGGTGCGCTCCCGGGACGGTCAGCGCTGGGTGGACTTCCCGCTCGAGCCGGACGGCGCGCCCCGCCCCGGCGCGTGGCGCGGCCAGGCGCTCGGCCGGCTCGCGTTCGCGCAGGTCGCGGAGCTCGAGCTGCCGTTCGCCGCGCTGGGCCTCGCGCCGGGCGACCGGGTCGACCTCGCCGTCCACGCGCTCCGGGGCGAGGTCGAGGTGGAGCGGCTGCCGCGCTACGGCTACCTCGCGCTCACCGTGCCCGACCAGGACTTCGAGCGCATCCACTGGCGGGTGTAG
- a CDS encoding diguanylate cyclase — protein sequence MGDDPTRVRTPEERAAAAAGHCLVFVAGDGALGLRVPLDGEVVLGRDPSCAVALPASDVSRRHARVVPDGDGHLVLDLGSTNGTWVNGREVAVHRLAPGDRVQVGAFVARYLRAGDAEESELAALADLALRDPLTGLPNRRAFEESLRREVARARRGGDRLAVAVLDVDRFKDVNDRHGHAAGDVALAEVARRASAALRAGDLLARIGGEELAAILPGADVAAAAEVAERVRRAVGTEPVQAGGQAIRVTVSLGCAELAPDDADGADLFARADGHLYRAKHAGRDRVEF from the coding sequence ATGGGCGACGACCCCACCCGCGTCCGGACCCCGGAGGAGCGCGCCGCCGCCGCGGCCGGCCACTGCCTCGTGTTCGTGGCGGGGGACGGCGCGCTCGGCCTGCGGGTGCCGCTCGACGGCGAGGTGGTGCTCGGGCGCGATCCGTCCTGCGCGGTGGCGCTGCCCGCCTCCGACGTCTCGCGCCGGCACGCCCGCGTGGTGCCGGACGGCGACGGCCACCTGGTGCTCGACCTCGGCTCCACCAACGGCACCTGGGTGAACGGCCGCGAGGTGGCGGTGCACCGGCTCGCCCCGGGCGACCGGGTGCAGGTGGGCGCGTTCGTGGCGCGCTACCTGCGGGCCGGCGACGCGGAGGAGTCGGAGCTCGCCGCGCTGGCCGACCTGGCGCTGCGCGATCCGCTCACCGGCCTCCCCAACCGCCGCGCCTTCGAGGAGTCGCTCCGCCGCGAGGTGGCGCGGGCGCGGCGCGGCGGCGACCGGCTGGCGGTGGCGGTGCTCGACGTGGATCGCTTCAAGGACGTGAACGACCGGCACGGCCACGCGGCGGGCGACGTCGCGCTCGCCGAGGTGGCGCGCCGGGCATCGGCGGCGCTGCGGGCCGGGGATCTCCTGGCGCGCATCGGCGGCGAGGAGCTCGCCGCCATCCTGCCCGGCGCCGACGTGGCGGCCGCCGCCGAGGTGGCCGAGCGCGTCCGTCGCGCGGTGGGCACGGAGCCGGTGCAGGCGGGCGGGCAGGCGATCCGCGTGACCGTCTCGCTCGGCTGCGCCGAGCTCGCGCCCGACGACGCCGACGGCGCCGACCTGTTCGCACGGGCCGACGGCCACCTGTACCGCGCCAAGCACGCCGGCCGCGATCGCGTGGAGTTCTGA
- a CDS encoding MFS transporter: MKNRSALAILFVIVFIDLLGFGMVIPVMALYAERLGAPDAQIGWLMTGYSAMQFVFTPIWGRLSDRHGRRPLLLLSIVMTAVGFLGYALAPSFAWLLVSRLFAGAATANIAIAQAYIADVTPPEGRARGMGLIGAAFGLGFVLGPAIGGLLSAISLSAPGYAAAALAAANGVAAFFVLPEPAAHVQAERRPHLEALLGGVSRPGIRRLILIYFIAILAFSGMEATFALLAVHRYGLDQRQVSYVFALIGVVATVVQGGLIGPLSRRFGERALLVAGLLLQAAALAALPYAGSVAGLLVATVPLAFGSSLTTPSLTSLVSRSARAEDQGGTLGIGQSAAALGRIAGPISATHAYSQLWFAAPYLGGAALMLAGAAVGSTLRRPPRHEPVEPGAAPAEEG, from the coding sequence GTGAAGAACCGGTCCGCCCTCGCGATCCTCTTCGTCATCGTCTTCATCGACCTGCTCGGCTTCGGGATGGTCATCCCGGTGATGGCGCTGTACGCCGAGCGGCTCGGCGCGCCGGACGCGCAGATCGGGTGGCTGATGACCGGCTACTCGGCGATGCAGTTCGTCTTCACGCCGATCTGGGGCCGGCTCTCGGATCGCCACGGCCGCCGGCCGCTCCTGCTCCTCTCGATCGTGATGACGGCGGTCGGGTTCCTCGGCTACGCGCTCGCCCCGAGCTTCGCGTGGCTGCTCGTCTCGCGCCTGTTCGCCGGCGCCGCCACCGCCAACATCGCCATCGCGCAGGCGTACATCGCCGACGTCACGCCGCCGGAGGGGCGCGCGCGCGGCATGGGGCTCATCGGCGCGGCGTTCGGGCTCGGCTTCGTGCTCGGGCCGGCCATCGGCGGCCTGCTCTCGGCCATCTCGCTCTCCGCGCCCGGCTACGCGGCGGCGGCGCTCGCGGCGGCGAACGGGGTGGCGGCGTTCTTCGTGCTGCCCGAGCCGGCCGCGCACGTGCAGGCCGAGCGCCGGCCGCACCTCGAGGCGCTGCTCGGCGGCGTGAGCCGGCCCGGGATCCGCCGGCTCATCCTCATCTACTTCATCGCCATCCTCGCGTTCAGCGGGATGGAGGCGACGTTCGCGCTGCTCGCGGTCCACCGCTACGGGCTCGACCAGCGGCAGGTGAGCTACGTGTTCGCGCTCATCGGCGTGGTCGCGACGGTGGTCCAGGGCGGCCTCATCGGCCCGCTCAGCCGCCGCTTCGGCGAGCGGGCGCTGCTCGTGGCCGGGCTGCTCTTGCAGGCGGCCGCGCTCGCGGCGCTGCCCTACGCCGGCTCGGTGGCGGGCCTGCTCGTCGCCACCGTGCCGCTCGCGTTCGGGTCGAGCCTGACCACCCCGTCCCTGACCTCGCTCGTCTCGCGCTCGGCGCGCGCCGAGGACCAGGGCGGCACGCTCGGCATCGGCCAGTCCGCCGCCGCGCTCGGGCGCATCGCCGGCCCCATCTCCGCCACCCACGCCTACAGCCAGCTCTGGTTCGCGGCGCCCTACCTCGGGGGCGCGGCGCTCATGCTCGCCGGCGCCGCGGTGGGCTCGACGCTCCGGCGCCCGCCGCGCCACGAGCCGGTCGAGCCGGGCGCCGCGCCGGCCGAGGAGGGGTAG
- a CDS encoding galactose-1-phosphate uridylyltransferase: protein MPDLRRDPIVGRWVIIATERARRPSDMQRTAPAPQGGLCPFDPGNEGMTPREVYVAGRPPSAPPNAPGWKVRVVPNRFPALKIEGELDRQAEGIYDRMNGIGAHEVIVETPDHDRAMEDLTPAELTEVLFAFKARILDLRNDLRFKYILLFKNHGHLAGASLEHAHSQLIALPVVPRQVIEEIEGARRHFDLKERCIFCDIVGQERKERARLVLENDEFVVFAPWAPRSPFETWIMPKRHQSNYEAEPKERLALCAEALGSTLRRLGGALGKPAYNFMVHSNPLRDAQSPSYHWHIEVMPALTQVAGFEWGSGFHINPVPPEEAAEFLRKVPG from the coding sequence ATGCCGGATCTCCGCCGCGATCCCATCGTCGGCCGCTGGGTGATCATCGCCACCGAGCGCGCCCGCCGTCCCTCCGACATGCAGCGCACCGCCCCCGCGCCGCAGGGCGGCCTGTGCCCGTTCGATCCCGGCAACGAGGGGATGACGCCGCGCGAGGTGTACGTGGCCGGGCGGCCGCCGTCCGCGCCGCCCAACGCGCCGGGCTGGAAGGTGCGGGTGGTGCCGAACCGGTTCCCGGCACTCAAGATCGAGGGCGAGCTGGACCGGCAGGCGGAGGGCATCTACGACCGGATGAACGGGATCGGCGCCCACGAGGTGATCGTCGAGACCCCGGACCACGACCGGGCCATGGAGGACCTCACCCCGGCCGAGCTCACCGAGGTGCTGTTCGCGTTCAAGGCGCGCATCCTCGACCTGCGCAACGACCTCCGCTTCAAGTACATCCTGCTGTTCAAGAACCACGGCCACCTGGCCGGCGCCTCGCTCGAGCACGCGCACTCGCAGCTCATCGCGCTGCCGGTGGTGCCGCGGCAGGTGATCGAGGAGATCGAGGGCGCCCGCCGGCACTTCGACCTGAAGGAGCGCTGCATCTTCTGCGACATCGTCGGGCAGGAGCGGAAGGAGCGGGCGCGGCTGGTCCTCGAGAACGACGAGTTCGTGGTGTTCGCCCCCTGGGCCCCGCGGAGCCCGTTCGAGACCTGGATCATGCCGAAGCGCCACCAGTCGAACTACGAGGCCGAGCCCAAGGAGCGGCTGGCGCTGTGCGCCGAGGCGCTGGGCAGCACGCTGCGCCGCCTGGGCGGGGCGCTCGGCAAGCCCGCCTACAACTTCATGGTCCACTCCAACCCGCTCCGCGACGCCCAGAGCCCGAGCTACCACTGGCACATCGAGGTGATGCCGGCGCTCACGCAGGTGGCCGGGTTCGAGTGGGGCTCCGGGTTCCACATCAACCCGGTCCCGCCCGAGGAAGCGGCGGAGTTCCTGCGCAAGGTGCCCGGCTAG
- the glgA gene encoding glycogen synthase GlgA yields the protein MQILFVASEVGPWSKTGGLGDVAGALPQALAERGNEVAVVTPRHGSIDPHAAGLQPVRTALHVRGEPVALWVKRGPAPVYFVEHPHLFGSRRGLYGEGGRDHGDNAERFAFLTRAALALPAALGLRPRILHLNDWQCGLGPWLLRHEHARDPALAGARTVFTIHNLAYQGLFPKQVLPALGLPWEVFRWEAMEFFDQLSFMKAGLAFADALTTVSPTYAREILTPEGGASLDALLRHRARDLHGILNGIDVHAWDPARDPHLPAHFGAGDLTGKAACKAALQREVGLPVRPEVPVAGLVTRLAEQKGIDLVAAALPALLARDVQVVLLGSGDAAYEQAFARAAREHPDRVAARIGFDEGLAHRIEAGADLFLMPSRFEPCGLNQMYSLRYGTVPVVRAVGGLADTVEDFDGFARGTGFRFSEYTPQALLTATRRALDVFRDRRAWRGLVERGMAEDNSWERSAARYEALYRTLAPGR from the coding sequence ATGCAGATCCTGTTCGTCGCCTCGGAGGTCGGCCCGTGGTCGAAGACGGGCGGGCTCGGGGACGTGGCCGGCGCGTTGCCGCAGGCGCTCGCCGAGCGGGGCAACGAGGTGGCGGTGGTGACGCCGCGCCACGGGTCGATCGACCCGCACGCGGCCGGGCTCCAGCCCGTGCGGACGGCGCTCCACGTGCGGGGCGAGCCGGTGGCGCTCTGGGTGAAGCGGGGGCCGGCGCCGGTCTACTTCGTGGAGCACCCGCACCTGTTCGGCAGCCGCCGCGGCCTGTACGGCGAGGGCGGGCGCGACCACGGCGACAACGCCGAGCGCTTCGCGTTCCTGACCCGGGCCGCGCTGGCCCTGCCCGCCGCGCTCGGGCTCCGCCCCCGCATCCTGCACCTGAATGACTGGCAGTGCGGCCTCGGGCCCTGGCTGCTGCGCCACGAGCACGCGCGCGACCCGGCGCTCGCCGGCGCCCGGACGGTGTTCACCATCCACAACCTCGCCTACCAGGGGCTGTTCCCGAAGCAGGTGCTGCCCGCGCTGGGCCTCCCGTGGGAGGTGTTCCGCTGGGAGGCGATGGAGTTCTTCGACCAGCTCTCCTTCATGAAGGCCGGGCTCGCGTTCGCCGACGCGCTCACCACCGTCTCGCCCACCTACGCGCGCGAGATCCTCACGCCGGAGGGCGGCGCCAGCCTCGACGCGCTGCTCCGGCACCGCGCCCGGGACCTGCACGGCATCCTGAACGGCATCGACGTGCACGCCTGGGACCCGGCCCGCGACCCGCACCTGCCCGCGCACTTCGGCGCCGGCGACCTCACCGGCAAGGCGGCGTGCAAGGCCGCGCTCCAGCGCGAGGTGGGGTTGCCGGTGCGGCCCGAGGTCCCGGTGGCGGGCCTGGTGACCCGGCTCGCCGAGCAGAAGGGGATCGACCTCGTGGCGGCGGCGCTGCCGGCGCTGCTCGCCCGCGACGTGCAGGTGGTGCTGCTCGGGAGCGGCGACGCGGCCTACGAGCAGGCGTTCGCGCGCGCCGCGCGCGAGCACCCCGACCGCGTGGCCGCGCGCATCGGGTTCGACGAGGGGCTGGCGCACCGGATCGAGGCGGGCGCGGACCTGTTCCTCATGCCCTCGCGGTTCGAGCCGTGCGGCCTGAACCAGATGTACTCGCTGCGCTACGGCACCGTCCCGGTGGTGCGGGCGGTGGGCGGCCTCGCCGACACGGTCGAGGACTTCGACGGCTTCGCCCGCGGCACCGGCTTCCGCTTCTCCGAGTACACGCCGCAGGCGCTCCTCACCGCGACGCGCCGCGCGCTGGACGTGTTCCGCGACCGGCGCGCCTGGCGCGGGCTGGTGGAGCGCGGCATGGCCGAGGACAACAGCTGGGAGCGGAGCGCGGCGAGGTACGAGGCGCTCTACCGGACGCTCGCGCCGGGGCGCTGA
- a CDS encoding metallopeptidase family protein, translated as MSLPFRRAAVLLLAAACTPSTAPAPAPAAPQANHVARGTITPARYVPPPARGSRARPEACLPGEPFAAPSALAEEAVAALDAGARERALACADEALRLAPRMVPALTARGAALAALDRLDEARLAFARALAVDPDEPEALLGAAELHVRRLGAARDALEAGLEYAVRGARSATRPPRKDKDLAARLELVAGMAENDLGRSHLALAHLERALAARPRDPDALYERGVALFELCRFGEARRAFERALAIAPDDAWAIHQLGLVAERSGDGRRAAALLARARTLAPDDFRDELAVDAGAFRAEVEAAVAALPAAEREALKLAPVEIQDLPDTEDLTAVEPPLSPSILGLYRGPPADEACTEADGPRCRSIVFYRKNLLRFARDRAELTEQVRVTLLHELGHLHGESDDELRDRGLE; from the coding sequence ATGTCTCTGCCGTTCCGCCGTGCGGCGGTCCTCCTGCTCGCTGCGGCCTGCACCCCCTCCACCGCTCCTGCGCCCGCCCCGGCGGCGCCGCAGGCGAACCATGTCGCGCGCGGGACGATCACCCCGGCCCGCTACGTCCCGCCGCCCGCCCGCGGGTCGCGCGCTCGCCCCGAGGCGTGCCTGCCCGGCGAGCCGTTCGCGGCCCCGAGCGCGCTCGCCGAGGAGGCGGTCGCGGCGCTGGACGCGGGCGCCCGGGAGCGCGCGCTCGCCTGCGCCGACGAGGCGCTGCGGCTCGCGCCGCGGATGGTGCCGGCGCTCACCGCGCGCGGCGCCGCGCTCGCCGCGCTCGACCGGCTCGACGAGGCGCGCCTCGCCTTCGCGCGCGCGCTGGCGGTGGATCCGGACGAGCCGGAGGCGCTGCTCGGCGCGGCCGAGCTGCACGTCCGCCGGCTGGGCGCCGCCCGCGACGCGCTCGAGGCCGGCCTCGAGTACGCGGTGCGCGGCGCGCGCAGCGCCACCCGCCCCCCGCGCAAGGACAAGGACCTCGCCGCGCGGCTCGAGCTGGTCGCCGGGATGGCCGAGAACGACCTGGGGCGCAGCCACCTGGCGCTCGCGCACCTCGAGCGCGCGCTGGCGGCCCGGCCCAGGGACCCGGACGCGCTCTACGAGCGCGGCGTGGCCCTGTTCGAGCTGTGCCGCTTCGGCGAGGCGCGCCGGGCCTTCGAGCGCGCGCTGGCGATCGCGCCCGACGACGCGTGGGCCATCCACCAGCTCGGCCTGGTCGCCGAGCGCAGCGGCGACGGCCGGCGCGCCGCGGCGCTCCTGGCGCGGGCGCGCACGCTCGCGCCGGACGACTTCCGCGACGAGCTGGCGGTGGACGCGGGCGCGTTCCGGGCCGAGGTGGAGGCCGCGGTGGCGGCGCTCCCCGCGGCCGAGCGCGAGGCGCTGAAGCTCGCGCCGGTGGAGATCCAGGACCTGCCCGACACCGAGGACCTCACCGCGGTCGAGCCGCCGCTCTCGCCGTCGATCCTCGGGCTGTACCGCGGCCCGCCCGCCGACGAGGCCTGCACCGAGGCCGACGGGCCCCGCTGCCGGAGCATCGTGTTCTACCGCAAGAACCTGCTCCGCTTCGCGCGCGACCGGGCCGAGCTCACCGAGCAGGTGCGCGTGACGCTCCTGCACGAGCTCGGGCACCTGCACGGCGAGTCGGACGACGAGCTGCGCGACCGCGGCCTCGAGTAG